The following coding sequences lie in one Komagataeibacter sucrofermentans DSM 15973 genomic window:
- the hemB gene encoding porphobilinogen synthase, which yields MSIGQFPHVRLRRNRHDRFTRRLVSENTLSTDNLIWPIFVTEGANSVTDVASMPGVQRVSLDRLAAHVEPAAKLDIPALALFPITPTTLRDEAGTEATNPDNLMCRAARLLKKEFPEIGLIGDVALDPYTSHGHDGLIEDGYVVNDPSVEILATQAVNQAAAGIDIIAPSDMMDGRIGSIRTALDGSGLVNTRIMSYAAKYASAFYGPFRDALGSGGLLTGDKKTYQMDPANSDEALREVAQDLREGADMVMVKPGMPYLDVIERVRREFAVPTFAYQVSGEYAMLMAAIQNGWLDRDRVILESLMSFRRAGANGVLTYFALDAARLLRA from the coding sequence ATGAGCATCGGTCAGTTTCCCCATGTAAGGCTGCGGCGTAACCGGCATGACCGGTTTACCCGCAGGCTGGTTAGTGAAAACACGCTCTCGACCGATAACCTGATCTGGCCGATTTTTGTGACCGAGGGCGCCAATTCCGTCACTGACGTGGCCTCCATGCCCGGCGTACAGCGTGTCAGCCTTGACAGGCTGGCAGCCCATGTTGAGCCTGCGGCAAAGCTCGACATCCCTGCCCTTGCCCTGTTTCCCATCACGCCCACCACCCTGCGTGACGAGGCCGGGACCGAGGCCACCAACCCCGACAACCTGATGTGCCGGGCCGCCCGCCTGCTGAAAAAGGAATTCCCTGAAATCGGCCTGATCGGCGATGTGGCGCTCGACCCCTATACCAGCCACGGCCATGACGGGCTGATCGAGGATGGCTATGTGGTCAACGACCCCTCGGTGGAAATCCTTGCTACGCAGGCGGTCAACCAGGCTGCGGCGGGCATCGATATCATCGCTCCGTCCGACATGATGGACGGGCGCATCGGCTCCATCCGCACCGCGCTTGACGGCAGCGGGCTGGTCAATACCCGCATCATGTCCTACGCCGCCAAGTATGCCAGCGCCTTTTACGGCCCCTTCCGCGATGCGCTGGGCTCGGGCGGCTTGCTGACGGGTGACAAGAAAACCTACCAGATGGACCCCGCCAATAGCGATGAAGCCCTGCGCGAAGTGGCGCAGGACCTGCGCGAAGGGGCCGACATGGTGATGGTCAAGCCCGGCATGCCGTATCTGGACGTGATCGAGCGCGTGCGGCGGGAATTCGCGGTGCCGACCTTCGCCTATCAGGTCTCGGGTGAATACGCGATGCTGATGGCCGCTATACAGAACGGCTGGCTCGACCGTGACCGCGTGATACTGGAAAGCCTGATGTCCTTCCGCCGCGCGGGCGCCAATGGCGTGCTGACCTATTTCGCGCTTGATGCCGCCCGCCTGCTGCGTGCCTGA